In Chromatiales bacterium, the genomic stretch GCTCTTGCCCGCCGCATCCACCCGTACGTGCCGCTCACCGCCACGCCGCTCGTCGGTGATCAGTGGCGCATCGACGGTGCGCGCCCGACCCGGCCAGCGGCCAATCAGCAGGGCAAGGTAACGCTTGTCGATGCTGCCATCCCGGAATTGTGCATGCAGCGTACGCAGCGCGCTGGCCCTTTTTGCCACCAGCAGGCATCCGCTCGTATCGCGATCCAGACGATGCACGAGTTCCAGACGTTCACGCGGACCGCGGACTGCACGCAGCAGTTCTATGGCGCCGAGGCTGATCCCGCTGCCACCGTGTACGGCCAGACCGGATGGCTTGTTGAGTACCAGCAGATCCTGATCCTCATAGATGACGCAATCCTGTATCCAGTCGGCGCGCACACGTGAGGCCGGCAGCGGTGTGCGGGCATCGGCCTGACGGACCGGCGGAATGCGCACTTCGTCGCCGGTACTCAGCCGGTATCCGGCCTGAACGCGGCGACTGTTGACGCGCACCTCACCGCCGCGAATCAGCCGATAAACGTGCGCGCGGGGGACGCCCTTGAGGCGCGTCAGCAGGAAATTGTCGAGACGACGCCCTGCTTCTTCGCTGGTCGCCGTGACGCGCTCCACCCGGGGGGAAGCAGCGCTCACGGGAATTCCTGTATCGGCAAGGGCTTAAGCCTCATATCGCATTGCTGGGGCGAATAGTCGCTGCTATAGTAATCCACTGCTAGGCCAAGCGTCGCCGACTGTCAAGTCTCAGCGCTGTCTTCGCCCGCGAAGGTCGCCGATTGCGATCTGATCTAACGATAGGGCTATCGGTGACGTATCACACCCCGATAGATCCACGGCCCGCGTTGAGGCGGGCCACGAGCGGGCCTCCTGCTGGTGCGGATCAAGATCCTCCCAGAGTCGGTCAGGCAAGAATTCCAGGAATCTGAAGAGTGACAGCAGTCGATCACCGCAGAATGGAATCCGGGCACTCCGCGCCAGGGTATCGCACCACTTCAGGTGGAACGGTAGCCGGCGGAATATGGATGTGTGCCCCAATGCCAGACCGTTCGCACCCGGGAAGCCCAGGTACTGTCACGCGTACTTGCGAGTATGT encodes the following:
- a CDS encoding RluA family pseudouridine synthase codes for the protein MSAASPRVERVTATSEEAGRRLDNFLLTRLKGVPRAHVYRLIRGGEVRVNSRRVQAGYRLSTGDEVRIPPVRQADARTPLPASRVRADWIQDCVIYEDQDLLVLNKPSGLAVHGGSGISLGAIELLRAVRGPRERLELVHRLDRDTSGCLLVAKRASALRTLHAQFRDGSIDKRYLALLIGRWPGRARTVDAPLITDERRGGERHVRVDAAGKSALTRFVPLERFAEATLTEVHLTTGRTHQIRVHAASIGHPVAGDERYGVADDPVVAKYGLKRLFLHARSLAFTSPHNGALTIDAPPGEDLTASLDRIRMSPDRVASGQHGAGQLDDLYATPAQGVGQPDQR